One window of Campylobacter lari genomic DNA carries:
- the uvrB gene encoding excinuclease ABC subunit UvrB, which yields MFELTSEFKPSPDQKQAIDGIVKSIKAGNKYQTLLGVTGSGKTFTMANIIKNLNMPTLIMSHNKSLCAQLYSEFKGFFANNHVEYFISYYDYYQPEAYIPRTDVFIEKDSSTNEDLERLRLSASASLLSYDDVICIASVSANYGLGNPSEYVGMVLILELNMQINQKELLKKLVDMGYKRNDNFFDRADFRVNGDIVDIYPAYYEDEAIRLEFFGDELEAMYHYNILENKKGKDLKKFILYPTSQFSVGEARLKEAIKGIKAELNKRLAYFENENKLVEAQRLKQRVEFDLEMLQSTGMCKGVENYALHLTGLKSGDTPYTLFDYFAIKNQDFLVIVDESHVSLPQFRGMFAGDRSRKQTLVDYGFRLPSALDNRPLMFDEFINKNCKFLFVSATPAPLELELSKENIFYQIMRPTGLLDPKIEIKDSENQVEILYDEAKKVIERNERVLITVLTKKMAEELSKYYLELGLKVKYMHSEIDAIERNEIIRGLRSGAFDILIGINLLREGLDLPEVSLIAIMDADKEGFLRSTTALIQTMGRAARNVNGKVLLFAKKITKSMQEAIDTTNERRTLQEAYNKKHNITPTSVKRNIEESLKHELEQGEIYRKGKELEKMPAKERAKIVKELRKQMLEAAKNLEFEKAAMLRDEINKLRTL from the coding sequence ATGTTTGAACTTACTAGCGAATTTAAGCCAAGTCCTGATCAAAAGCAAGCTATTGATGGTATAGTAAAAAGCATTAAAGCAGGCAATAAATACCAAACCTTGCTAGGTGTTACAGGTAGTGGAAAAACTTTCACTATGGCAAATATCATTAAAAACTTAAACATGCCTACTCTTATCATGAGCCACAATAAAAGCTTATGCGCGCAACTTTATAGTGAATTTAAAGGCTTTTTTGCAAATAATCATGTGGAGTATTTTATAAGCTATTATGATTATTATCAACCCGAGGCTTATATACCAAGAACCGATGTTTTTATAGAAAAAGACAGCTCTACTAATGAAGACTTAGAAAGATTAAGACTAAGCGCAAGTGCTTCGCTTTTAAGTTATGATGATGTTATTTGCATAGCTAGTGTTTCAGCAAATTATGGTTTGGGAAATCCAAGTGAGTATGTGGGTATGGTTTTGATTTTAGAGCTTAATATGCAAATAAATCAAAAAGAACTTTTAAAAAAACTTGTAGATATGGGTTATAAACGCAATGATAATTTCTTTGACAGAGCTGATTTTAGAGTCAATGGAGATATAGTAGATATATATCCAGCTTATTATGAGGATGAAGCTATTAGACTTGAATTTTTTGGCGATGAACTTGAGGCGATGTATCATTATAATATCTTAGAAAATAAAAAAGGTAAAGACTTAAAAAAATTTATACTTTATCCAACTAGTCAATTTAGCGTAGGTGAAGCTAGACTTAAAGAGGCTATAAAAGGTATAAAAGCTGAATTAAATAAACGCCTTGCTTATTTTGAAAATGAAAATAAACTCGTAGAAGCACAAAGACTAAAACAAAGGGTAGAATTTGACCTTGAAATGCTTCAAAGTACTGGTATGTGCAAAGGAGTTGAAAATTATGCCTTGCATTTAACAGGGCTTAAGAGTGGCGATACACCTTATACGCTTTTTGATTATTTTGCCATTAAAAATCAAGATTTTTTAGTCATTGTAGATGAATCTCATGTATCTTTACCACAATTTCGCGGAATGTTTGCAGGGGATAGAAGCAGAAAGCAAACTTTGGTTGATTATGGTTTTCGCTTGCCAAGTGCCTTAGATAATAGACCTTTGATGTTTGATGAATTTATTAATAAAAATTGTAAATTTTTATTTGTTTCAGCCACACCTGCACCTTTAGAACTAGAATTAAGCAAAGAAAATATTTTTTATCAAATCATGCGTCCAACAGGGCTTTTAGATCCTAAAATAGAAATCAAAGATAGTGAAAATCAAGTAGAAATTTTATACGATGAAGCTAAAAAAGTTATAGAGCGTAATGAAAGAGTTTTAATAACCGTTTTAACTAAAAAAATGGCTGAAGAGCTTAGTAAATACTACTTGGAACTTGGCTTAAAAGTAAAATACATGCACTCAGAAATTGATGCAATTGAGCGCAATGAAATCATCCGTGGCTTAAGAAGTGGTGCTTTTGATATTTTAATCGGGATTAATCTTTTAAGAGAAGGACTTGATTTACCTGAAGTTTCCCTTATAGCGATTATGGATGCAGACAAGGAAGGCTTTTTAAGAAGCACCACTGCACTCATTCAAACGATGGGACGCGCGGCTAGAAATGTCAATGGAAAAGTATTGCTTTTTGCTAAAAAAATCACAAAATCTATGCAAGAAGCTATCGATACTACCAATGAAAGAAGAACCCTACAAGAAGCTTATAATAAAAAGCACAACATCACACCAACCTCAGTAAAAAGAAACATAGAAGAAAGTTTAAAACATGAGCTTGAACAAGGAGAAATTTATCGTAAAGGCAAAGAACTTGAAAAAATGCCTGCGAAAGAACGCGCTAAAATAGTAAAAGAATTAAGAAAACAAATGCTAGAAGCAGCTAAAAATCTTGAGTTTGAGAAAGCGGCAATGCTTAGAGATGAAATTAATAAATTAAGAACTTTATAA
- a CDS encoding type II secretion system protein, with translation MQVKKAFTLVELIFCMMIIAILSTIAYPYFSFGKNDAKLIQAKSEVELINASLALLKNQFLFKESKDFPAILDEALINSENQKLFFCDSLQNYKKTNHCTYSVLDKPIVSSKKSWMKIANTQYRFFINAKNYIDFSYNGEKVFLECVSLNCKDYGF, from the coding sequence ATGCAAGTAAAAAAAGCTTTTACTTTAGTAGAGCTTATTTTTTGTATGATGATTATTGCTATTCTTAGCACAATTGCTTATCCGTATTTTTCTTTTGGAAAAAATGATGCTAAACTTATCCAAGCAAAAAGTGAGGTAGAGCTCATCAATGCTTCTTTGGCCTTACTCAAAAATCAGTTTTTATTTAAAGAAAGTAAGGATTTTCCAGCCATTTTAGATGAAGCTTTGATAAATAGTGAAAATCAAAAATTATTTTTTTGTGATAGTTTGCAAAATTACAAAAAAACAAATCATTGTACATATAGTGTATTAGATAAGCCAATTGTTTCAAGTAAAAAATCATGGATGAAAATAGCAAATACTCAATATAGATTTTTTATAAATGCTAAAAATTACATAGATTTTTCTTATAATGGTGAAAAAGTTTTTTTAGAATGTGTGAGTTTAAATTGTAAGGATTATGGGTTTTGA
- a CDS encoding primosomal protein N' produces MNFYQLAIKGYYLDTLIYESEEEIEILDEVIVDLARKKNLKAIILQKCSKPDFKTQAIKEKTGFKLTQYQYELAQFIAYYYASKIAFVLGMFESIKEYKNEKIHIEKAPSLSKNQQEALEFIKTKQTSLLFGDTGSGKTEIYISLIKEYLEQGKQVLLLMPEIALTPQMQKRLKVYFGEHFFLWHSKITKKKKQEYLQDLTNSKALLVVGARSALFLPFKNLGLIIIDEEHDNSYKASNNPKINARDLALFVAKKMHIKVLLGSATPSVVSYYKHPCFRLKGTFFESKKQFLYDESELSVSSKLLLELKISLRNKKQAVVFLPTRANFRQILCKECANTIKCPFCSIALSLHKNKNALKCHYCNFTKEIDQTCPTCNGVMLEAKKMGTAELCELLERELAEFNPIIKRFDSDEISSVKKLDMILKDFNQEKIDILVGTSMLAKGHDYHNVDLSVILGLDEYLFRPNFKALEETLALAMQVAGRAGRKGEGRVFLQTKNRSFFEKYIQDYDSFLKDELNSRSELYPPFKRLLRLIVEDEDKNKALNLCEFIANKVQELKQVQLVGHGACGIEMLNKKWRFYVLLRANTHQELVKFEHFALNFKNITCDIDPVDFS; encoded by the coding sequence TTGAATTTTTATCAACTTGCTATAAAAGGATATTATTTAGATACCTTAATTTATGAAAGTGAAGAAGAAATTGAAATTTTAGATGAAGTGATAGTTGATCTTGCAAGGAAAAAAAATCTCAAAGCTATAATTTTACAAAAATGTTCAAAGCCTGATTTTAAAACCCAAGCTATAAAAGAAAAAACAGGTTTTAAACTAACGCAATACCAATACGAACTTGCTCAATTTATTGCTTATTATTATGCTAGTAAAATAGCTTTTGTTTTGGGTATGTTTGAAAGCATTAAAGAGTATAAAAATGAAAAAATTCATATAGAAAAAGCACCTAGTTTAAGTAAAAACCAGCAAGAGGCTTTGGAATTTATAAAAACTAAACAAACTAGTTTATTATTTGGCGATACAGGAAGTGGTAAAACTGAAATTTATATTAGTTTGATAAAAGAATATCTAGAGCAAGGAAAGCAAGTTTTGCTTTTAATGCCAGAAATCGCTCTAACTCCGCAAATGCAAAAAAGATTAAAAGTGTATTTTGGTGAGCATTTTTTCTTGTGGCATTCTAAAATTACTAAGAAAAAAAAGCAAGAATACTTGCAAGATTTAACAAATTCAAAAGCTCTTTTGGTGGTGGGAGCTAGATCGGCTTTGTTTTTACCTTTTAAGAATTTGGGTTTGATTATTATTGATGAAGAGCATGATAATTCTTATAAAGCTTCTAATAATCCAAAAATCAATGCAAGAGATTTGGCTTTATTTGTAGCAAAAAAAATGCATATAAAAGTTCTTTTAGGTTCGGCTACTCCAAGTGTTGTAAGTTATTATAAACATCCTTGTTTTAGACTTAAAGGAACCTTTTTTGAAAGCAAAAAGCAGTTTTTATATGATGAGAGCGAGCTTAGTGTCTCGTCAAAATTACTTTTAGAATTAAAAATTAGCTTAAGAAATAAAAAGCAAGCTGTGGTATTTTTACCTACAAGGGCAAATTTTAGACAAATTTTATGTAAAGAATGTGCTAATACCATTAAATGCCCTTTTTGTTCTATTGCTTTGAGTTTGCACAAAAATAAAAATGCATTAAAATGTCATTATTGCAATTTTACTAAAGAAATCGATCAAACCTGCCCAACTTGCAATGGAGTTATGCTTGAAGCTAAAAAAATGGGCACAGCAGAGCTTTGTGAGCTTTTAGAAAGAGAATTAGCTGAGTTTAATCCTATCATAAAAAGATTTGATAGTGATGAGATTAGCAGTGTAAAAAAGCTTGATATGATTTTAAAAGATTTTAACCAAGAAAAAATTGATATTTTAGTAGGCACTTCTATGCTTGCTAAAGGACATGATTATCACAATGTGGATTTGAGTGTGATTTTAGGTCTTGATGAGTATTTATTCAGACCTAATTTTAAAGCTTTGGAAGAGACTTTGGCTCTTGCTATGCAAGTAGCAGGTCGTGCAGGTCGTAAAGGCGAGGGTAGGGTGTTTTTACAAACTAAGAATAGATCTTTTTTTGAAAAATATATACAAGATTATGATAGCTTTTTAAAAGATGAATTAAATTCTAGAAGTGAGCTTTACCCTCCATTTAAAAGACTTTTAAGGCTAATTGTTGAAGATGAGGATAAAAACAAAGCTTTAAATTTATGTGAATTTATAGCTAATAAAGTTCAAGAATTAAAACAAGTGCAATTAGTAGGACATGGTGCTTGTGGCATTGAAATGCTAAATAAGAAATGGCGTTTTTATGTATTATTGCGTGCTAATACTCATCAAGAACTTGTAAAATTTGAGCATTTTGCCTTAAATTTTAAAAATATTACTTGCGATATAGATCCAGTTGATTTTTCTTAA